Proteins co-encoded in one Methanothermobacter sp. genomic window:
- a CDS encoding translation initiation factor IF-5A, translated as MSKKVVEVKNLKVGKYVIIDDEPSKIVNISTSSPGKHGSAKARIEAIGIFDNQKRSIVKPVDAKIEIPIIDKRTAQVLAIMGDDVQLMDLETYETFETPIPEDLKDRIAEGSEVEYITTMGKNKLMRVK; from the coding sequence ATGTCAAAGAAGGTAGTTGAAGTCAAAAATTTGAAGGTTGGAAAATATGTGATCATTGATGATGAACCATCAAAGATTGTGAACATATCAACGTCATCACCAGGAAAACATGGTTCTGCGAAGGCCCGTATCGAAGCGATAGGCATATTTGACAATCAAAAGAGGAGCATAGTAAAACCTGTTGATGCTAAGATAGAAATACCAATAATAGATAAAAGAACAGCTCAAGTATTGGCTATTATGGGTGATGATGTCCAATTAATGGACCTTGAAACCTATGAGACGTTTGAGACACCCATCCCTGAAGATTTAAAAGATAGAATTGCTGAGGGGAGTGAGGTAGAGTACATTACTACCATGGGTAAAAATAAACTTATGAGAGTTAAATGA